A genomic stretch from Psychrilyobacter piezotolerans includes:
- a CDS encoding DUF2147 domain-containing protein: protein MKKIILGFMLLMTSLTFTQDGYTGYWMMPEGKFIIHIQKAENNEYVGHVAWLKDLYYPVGDKMEGIEQYDRNNPDKTLRIESRKVMGLPVVGELFEKNGKLQDGWIYDSWNGKLYHGSAKLLDENTLKLRGSFDKWGILGLSQKAKRVVNLEKYGIQTDEKK from the coding sequence ATGAAAAAAATAATTTTGGGATTTATGCTTTTAATGACTAGTTTAACATTTACACAAGATGGATATACAGGGTATTGGATGATGCCGGAGGGTAAATTTATAATCCATATCCAAAAGGCTGAAAACAATGAATATGTAGGTCATGTTGCCTGGCTGAAAGATCTGTATTACCCTGTGGGAGACAAGATGGAAGGGATAGAGCAGTATGATAGGAACAATCCGGATAAAACCCTGAGAATAGAAAGCAGAAAAGTTATGGGACTGCCAGTTGTAGGAGAATTATTTGAAAAAAATGGTAAATTACAGGATGGATGGATCTATGACTCTTGGAATGGAAAGCTGTATCATGGGAGTGCTAAATTATTGGATGAAAATACTCTAAAATTAAGGGGGTCATTCGACAAGTGGGGAATTCTCGGATTGAGTCAAAAGGCTAAAAGGGTAGTGAACCTAGAAAAATATGGAATACAGACTGATGAAAAAAAATAG
- a CDS encoding FMN-dependent NADH-azoreductase — translation MKVLYIKASPKPKDESASHRIAEAFIEEYKKNNPKDEVTELNLHDEGCQYVDYEILCDSFEGKGLMMETANKFMEYDKYIISSPMWNLSIPAILKAYIDLITVKGITFKYSKLGIPIGLAKGKKTVYLGSRGGGYPFPLSLIAFDMRYIKYIFRFIGIKNFKSFILENVDKSPEKTKQNFENNLEKVRKLARKF, via the coding sequence ATGAAAGTATTGTATATAAAAGCAAGCCCAAAACCAAAGGATGAATCAGCTTCCCATAGAATTGCTGAAGCATTTATAGAAGAATATAAAAAAAATAATCCAAAGGATGAAGTGACAGAATTAAATCTCCATGATGAGGGATGCCAATATGTAGATTATGAGATCCTGTGTGATTCATTTGAAGGAAAGGGACTGATGATGGAAACGGCGAATAAATTTATGGAATACGATAAATATATAATAAGTTCTCCCATGTGGAACCTTTCAATCCCAGCGATTTTAAAAGCCTATATAGATCTCATCACTGTAAAAGGAATTACTTTTAAATATAGTAAATTAGGAATTCCTATTGGTCTTGCAAAGGGTAAAAAAACTGTCTATTTAGGATCCAGAGGAGGGGGATATCCATTCCCGCTTTCCCTGATTGCATTTGATATGAGATATATAAAGTATATATTTAGATTTATAGGGATAAAAAACTTTAAAAGTTTCATCCTTGAAAATGTAGATAAATCACCAGAAAAAACAAAACAAAATTTTGAAAACAATCTAGAGAAAGTCAGAAAATTGGCAAGAAAATTTTAA
- a CDS encoding DUF547 domain-containing protein codes for MKKILILFFIVTSLTMADYLDTWDELLQKYASAGEKDGVTLVVVDYRGLKQDLKFEKLLKEVRVVEIKKIEGDELKAFWINTYNIGAVKMIVDNYPIDGIKDAGSVFKSVWNKEIIEVGDKIYSLGEIENKILRRTGDELIHFAIVCASVSCPDLKMSGYRGEELDRQLLEQKLKFMEEKNKGIYREGDIVYLSKIFKWYKEDFGNIREYLGISEDKKIKYLDYNWGLNGLNL; via the coding sequence ATGAAAAAAATACTGATTTTATTTTTTATTGTGACAAGTCTGACTATGGCAGATTATTTGGATACCTGGGATGAACTCCTGCAAAAATATGCATCGGCTGGAGAAAAAGACGGCGTAACTTTAGTAGTGGTAGATTATAGGGGATTAAAGCAGGATCTTAAGTTTGAAAAATTATTAAAAGAGGTTAGGGTTGTGGAAATTAAAAAAATAGAGGGAGATGAATTAAAAGCGTTTTGGATAAATACCTATAATATAGGAGCTGTTAAGATGATAGTGGATAACTATCCTATAGACGGGATCAAAGATGCAGGATCGGTATTTAAATCGGTTTGGAATAAAGAAATTATAGAGGTGGGAGATAAGATATATTCTTTGGGGGAAATAGAAAATAAAATTTTGAGAAGGACCGGAGATGAACTTATCCATTTTGCCATAGTATGTGCGTCGGTCTCGTGCCCGGATTTAAAAATGAGTGGTTACCGTGGTGAGGAGTTGGATAGGCAGCTTTTGGAACAGAAGTTAAAATTTATGGAGGAAAAAAATAAGGGAATCTATAGAGAGGGAGATATTGTATACCTGTCTAAAATTTTTAAATGGTATAAGGAGGATTTTGGAAATATTAGGGAATATTTAGGTATTTCTGAGGATAAGAAAATAAAATATCTGGACTATAATTGGGGGTTAAATGGTTTAAATCTTTAA
- a CDS encoding proline--tRNA ligase, whose product MRFSKMYAKTLKETPKDAEVISHQLMLRSGMIKKLASGVYTYLPLGYKALKKVEKITREEMDRAGSQELFMPVLQPAELWKETGRWDAMGPEMMRLKDRHDRDFILGPTHEEVITDIIRNDISSYKSLPLSLYQIQTKFRDERRPRFGLMRGREFLMKDAYSFHANDESLDEEFENMKAAYTRVFERCGLKFRSVEADSGAIGGSGSQEFHVLAESGEDEIIYCNTCGYAANLEKAESVVKEEIVETKEELAEVELKDTPNVAKIDDVCEYFGIPASKTVKAITYMDTLSLKVYMVLQRGDYEINEVKLKNLVDETDLVMLSDADLVAHNLIKGYMGPYNVELGDIILVADESVTKMINHTAGGNKVDTHYVNVNYGRDYTAHIVGDVRSVRAGEGCPRCNEGELESARGIEAGHVFKLGKKYSESMGATYLDENGKTNIMTMGCYGIGVSRTMAAAIEQNNDENGIIWPMSIAPYLVDVIPANIKDADQLGLAEKLYAELNDKNIDTVIDDRKERPGFKFKDADLIGFPIKLIVGRGAKDGLVEVKIRKTNEAFEVKAEEVISFIEELIAKG is encoded by the coding sequence ATGAGATTCAGTAAGATGTACGCAAAAACATTGAAAGAAACACCAAAAGATGCTGAGGTAATCAGTCATCAATTGATGTTAAGATCAGGAATGATAAAAAAATTAGCAAGTGGAGTGTATACATACCTTCCTTTGGGGTATAAAGCATTAAAAAAAGTGGAAAAAATAACTAGAGAAGAGATGGATAGAGCAGGTTCTCAAGAATTGTTTATGCCGGTATTACAACCAGCAGAATTATGGAAAGAAACTGGAAGATGGGATGCAATGGGACCAGAAATGATGAGGCTTAAAGACAGACATGACAGAGACTTTATATTAGGTCCTACTCATGAAGAGGTAATCACAGATATAATCAGGAATGATATATCATCATACAAATCTTTACCCCTTAGCCTTTACCAAATCCAGACTAAATTTAGAGACGAAAGAAGACCCAGATTCGGACTTATGAGAGGAAGAGAGTTCTTAATGAAGGATGCTTACTCATTTCACGCAAACGATGAATCTTTAGATGAAGAATTTGAAAATATGAAGGCTGCTTATACTAGAGTTTTTGAAAGATGCGGACTTAAATTCAGATCTGTAGAAGCAGATTCAGGAGCTATCGGAGGAAGCGGATCACAAGAATTTCATGTATTAGCTGAATCTGGTGAGGACGAAATAATCTACTGCAATACTTGCGGGTACGCAGCTAACCTTGAGAAAGCAGAGAGTGTTGTTAAAGAAGAGATAGTAGAAACTAAAGAGGAATTAGCAGAAGTAGAATTAAAAGATACTCCTAATGTTGCTAAGATAGACGACGTTTGCGAATACTTTGGAATTCCTGCTTCTAAAACTGTAAAAGCTATCACTTATATGGATACTTTATCATTAAAGGTATACATGGTTTTACAGAGAGGGGACTACGAGATAAACGAAGTTAAACTTAAAAATTTAGTAGATGAAACTGATCTGGTTATGTTAAGTGATGCAGATTTAGTTGCTCATAACTTAATAAAAGGTTATATGGGACCATACAATGTTGAATTAGGTGATATCATACTTGTTGCTGATGAGAGTGTAACTAAGATGATAAACCACACTGCTGGTGGAAATAAAGTGGATACACACTATGTGAACGTAAACTATGGCAGAGACTATACAGCTCATATTGTAGGAGATGTTAGAAGCGTAAGAGCTGGAGAAGGATGTCCTAGATGTAATGAGGGAGAATTAGAAAGTGCCAGAGGGATAGAAGCCGGTCACGTGTTCAAACTTGGAAAGAAATATTCTGAAAGTATGGGAGCTACATATTTAGATGAAAATGGAAAGACAAATATAATGACTATGGGATGTTATGGTATCGGAGTTTCTAGAACTATGGCAGCTGCAATAGAACAAAATAACGATGAGAATGGAATTATCTGGCCTATGTCAATAGCTCCTTACTTAGTAGATGTAATTCCTGCAAATATAAAAGATGCAGATCAATTAGGATTAGCAGAAAAATTATATGCTGAATTAAATGATAAAAATATCGATACTGTAATCGATGACAGAAAAGAAAGACCAGGATTTAAATTTAAAGATGCAGACTTAATCGGATTCCCTATTAAATTAATAGTTGGAAGAGGAGCTAAGGATGGATTAGTAGAAGTTAAGATTAGAAAAACTAATGAAGCTTTCGAAGTAAAAGCAGAAGAAGTAATTTCATTTATTGAAGAATTAATAGCTAAAGGTTAA
- a CDS encoding metallophosphoesterase family protein codes for MNIVKLKMEDYDRIWVISDIHGYHDLFLKLLNKIKLTAKDLLIINGDSCDRGPSSFEMYETIEKLIDGGLNIIHTFGNHEDLMVNAIEDGELFAWYRNGGRQTVDSYKKKYEILSKHLKYIKNMPMAVDLGKYFVVHAGINPQKTIEEQTSYEMTWIRGDFIDHPLLKTDKIIVYGHTPNLDGKIHFVDDQKISIDCGSYNTGVVGAIELKSMEIIYENTHRLNIYLNQHFKKR; via the coding sequence ATGAATATAGTTAAGTTAAAGATGGAAGATTATGACAGAATATGGGTTATAAGTGATATCCATGGATACCATGATCTGTTTTTAAAATTATTGAATAAGATTAAACTGACGGCAAAAGATCTGTTGATTATAAACGGTGATTCCTGTGACCGTGGGCCTTCCAGCTTTGAGATGTATGAAACGATAGAGAAACTCATAGACGGCGGATTAAATATAATTCATACTTTTGGCAACCACGAAGATCTCATGGTCAACGCCATTGAAGACGGGGAATTATTCGCCTGGTATAGAAATGGGGGGAGACAGACTGTCGATTCCTACAAGAAAAAATATGAAATTTTGAGTAAACACTTAAAATATATAAAAAATATGCCTATGGCAGTTGACCTGGGGAAATATTTTGTGGTTCATGCAGGAATAAACCCCCAAAAAACCATTGAGGAGCAGACTTCCTATGAGATGACATGGATAAGGGGAGATTTTATAGATCATCCCCTTTTAAAAACCGATAAAATTATAGTTTACGGACATACTCCCAACCTGGACGGAAAGATCCATTTTGTGGATGACCAAAAAATATCTATAGACTGCGGGAGTTATAACACCGGAGTTGTGGGAGCTATAGAGCTGAAAAGTATGGAGATTATATATGAAAATACACATAGGTTAAATATATATCTGAATCAGCATTTTAAAAAAAGATAA
- the upp gene encoding uracil phosphoribosyltransferase gives MSVIEINHPLVQHKLTLLRNKDAETKLFRETLTEITGLMTYEATKDFKLKDTEVETPIMKTTAKILADKVAVVPILRAGLGMVEGVTTFIPTAKIGHIGVYRDEETLQPVYYYCKLPENIAEMKVLLVDPMLATGGSAIYSIDYLKEAGVKDISFMCIIAAPEGIAKVIEKHPDVDIFVGKMDQGLDENSYIYPGLGDCGDRIFGTK, from the coding sequence ATGTCAGTAATAGAAATTAATCACCCATTGGTACAACATAAATTAACTTTGCTTAGAAATAAAGATGCAGAAACAAAATTATTCAGAGAAACTTTAACGGAAATAACAGGATTGATGACCTATGAAGCTACAAAGGACTTCAAATTAAAGGATACAGAAGTAGAAACACCTATAATGAAAACAACAGCTAAAATTTTAGCTGATAAAGTAGCTGTAGTACCTATTCTAAGAGCTGGATTAGGAATGGTAGAAGGAGTTACGACATTTATCCCAACGGCTAAAATCGGGCATATAGGAGTATACAGAGATGAAGAAACATTGCAACCAGTATACTACTACTGTAAATTACCAGAAAATATAGCTGAGATGAAAGTTTTATTAGTGGATCCTATGCTTGCCACTGGTGGATCAGCAATCTATTCAATTGATTACCTTAAGGAAGCAGGTGTAAAAGATATCTCATTTATGTGTATCATAGCAGCTCCTGAAGGGATTGCCAAGGTAATCGAAAAGCATCCTGATGTAGATATCTTTGTAGGAAAAATGGATCAGGGATTAGATGAAAATTCATATATCTATCCGGGATTAGGAGATTGTGGAGACAGAATATTCGGAACTAAGTAA
- a CDS encoding YwaF family protein, producing MIIIREFTLFGIEHFFYIFGYGGLAVLAFYLPKIFKFNIDKFAKFSGYFILTEKIIELIYRYMVFNEPFTNLLPFNMCNYTLVLAALMMILRSNKIFNLVYFWSIGAILAILTPDIRVAFPNYSNISFFTTHYYIYFAVFYCLKYFKFTITFDALKKSYIYINGIMLVLFPLNFLLNTNYMFLKRKPLRSPMDFLGPWPYYIISLEVVMIVLFTLMYLPFRKKN from the coding sequence GTGATTATAATCAGAGAATTTACATTATTTGGTATAGAACACTTTTTTTATATCTTCGGTTACGGCGGCTTAGCTGTTTTAGCTTTTTATCTGCCTAAAATATTTAAATTTAATATCGATAAATTTGCAAAATTTTCAGGATATTTTATCCTGACAGAAAAAATTATCGAGTTAATTTACAGGTATATGGTTTTTAATGAGCCATTTACCAATCTTTTACCATTTAATATGTGCAACTACACCCTGGTTTTAGCAGCTCTTATGATGATACTTAGATCAAACAAAATCTTTAATCTTGTCTATTTTTGGAGTATAGGAGCCATCTTAGCTATTCTCACCCCGGATATTAGAGTCGCTTTTCCAAATTACTCAAATATTAGTTTTTTTACGACACATTACTATATCTATTTTGCTGTTTTTTATTGTTTAAAATACTTTAAATTCACCATTACTTTTGATGCTTTAAAAAAATCATATATATATATAAACGGAATAATGCTGGTGCTGTTTCCACTTAATTTTTTATTGAATACAAACTATATGTTTTTAAAGAGAAAACCTCTAAGAAGTCCCATGGATTTCTTAGGTCCCTGGCCGTATTATATAATCTCTTTAGAGGTGGTGATGATAGTTTTATTCACCCTAATGTATCTGCCATTCAGAAAAAAAAACTGA
- the rpmE gene encoding 50S ribosomal protein L31 has product MKKGIHPDYHLINVECSCGNKFETRSTYTKETLNVAVCSECHPFYTGKAKFVDAAGRVDKFNKRYNLKK; this is encoded by the coding sequence ATGAAAAAAGGTATTCATCCTGATTATCACTTAATTAACGTTGAGTGTTCATGTGGAAACAAATTTGAAACTAGATCAACATATACAAAAGAAACTTTAAATGTAGCTGTTTGTTCTGAGTGTCATCCATTCTATACAGGTAAGGCGAAATTCGTTGATGCTGCTGGTAGAGTAGATAAGTTTAACAAAAGATACAACCTTAAGAAATAA
- a CDS encoding YdcF family protein: protein MVDYRCRIDKITNLYKIYDYDMFFYQLREGILDEQFREIFNEIRWAREIKKLGSPIPEKLLNMLGKLRERIVDYYIEYLKNNREIKKIKDPDLIIGLGCSNTLGFLDKRVEVLGKLVEKFPEARVLLSGGGMGVLKTEAGEMLEKLKKNYKADEKLIILEEDSLDTLGNIVFSKLLLKKMNILSGIEKIIVVTSPFHVIRVHSLFSRVFPKEISFEIRGHDYYLNKVSNDATTRKIVENEIKSLYRSDRIFNIVNLKEEKKNNFKVDETSIFYQMLLYHDLYKNRRDILRKYYVCLETYKI from the coding sequence ATGGTAGATTATCGGTGTAGGATAGATAAGATAACAAATCTATATAAAATATATGACTATGACATGTTTTTTTACCAATTGCGGGAAGGGATCTTGGATGAACAGTTCAGGGAGATATTTAATGAGATCAGGTGGGCAAGGGAGATAAAAAAACTGGGATCACCTATTCCCGAAAAACTCCTAAATATGCTGGGGAAACTAAGGGAAAGGATAGTTGATTACTATATAGAATATTTAAAAAACAATAGGGAAATAAAAAAAATAAAAGACCCTGATCTGATTATTGGTTTGGGATGCAGTAATACACTGGGATTTTTAGATAAAAGGGTAGAGGTCTTAGGGAAGTTGGTGGAAAAATTTCCTGAAGCCAGGGTCTTGCTTTCTGGAGGAGGAATGGGCGTTTTAAAGACCGAGGCCGGAGAGATGCTGGAAAAGTTAAAAAAAAATTATAAAGCTGATGAAAAACTTATTATTTTGGAAGAGGACTCCTTGGATACATTGGGAAATATTGTTTTTTCAAAGCTCCTTTTAAAAAAAATGAATATATTGTCCGGGATAGAAAAAATAATTGTGGTTACGTCCCCCTTTCATGTGATCAGGGTTCATTCTTTGTTCAGCAGAGTTTTTCCAAAGGAGATCTCCTTTGAGATCAGGGGGCATGATTATTACCTGAATAAGGTTAGTAACGATGCAACCACAAGGAAGATTGTTGAAAATGAGATAAAATCACTCTACAGATCCGACAGAATATTTAATATAGTTAATTTGAAGGAGGAGAAAAAAAATAATTTCAAGGTAGATGAAACCAGTATTTTTTATCAAATGCTCCTATACCATGATCTCTATAAAAATAGACGGGATATTTTGAGAAAATATTATGTATGTCTGGAGACTTATAAGATTTAA
- a CDS encoding DUF4344 domain-containing metallopeptidase — MKKVLVLFMLNIMVVFGEVQLRYSPPTEKKEKEVREWMIKNRVIENLVDTVNKEIKIEEELLVVVGDGDSVHYNSENREIVITYDFVMEVRERFKDEYEKEWEIYAKDSIEHTFYHELGHALVDLLNIPVLGKEEDAVDDFGIIMLILTSEDGEERAISAAELFFMEGMEVEEYSSEDLMDEHSLDDQRGYRSLSLVYGSNPEKYEDIAEDLKMDEDMRLMSQKLFEQQSINWLRLLEPHLKDGILLKTYKEFE, encoded by the coding sequence ATGAAAAAAGTATTGGTGTTATTCATGTTAAATATTATGGTTGTTTTTGGAGAAGTTCAGTTAAGGTATTCTCCTCCAACTGAGAAGAAAGAAAAAGAAGTAAGGGAATGGATGATAAAAAACAGAGTGATTGAAAATTTAGTAGACACTGTAAATAAAGAGATAAAAATAGAAGAAGAGCTTCTGGTAGTGGTAGGAGATGGAGATTCTGTACACTATAATTCTGAAAATCGTGAGATAGTCATAACTTATGATTTTGTAATGGAAGTGAGGGAAAGGTTTAAAGATGAATATGAGAAAGAATGGGAAATCTATGCAAAGGATTCAATAGAACACACTTTCTATCACGAATTAGGTCATGCTCTGGTAGATCTTTTAAACATACCTGTCCTGGGGAAAGAGGAAGATGCTGTAGATGATTTTGGAATAATTATGCTTATCTTGACATCGGAAGATGGAGAAGAACGGGCTATCTCAGCAGCTGAACTTTTCTTTATGGAGGGGATGGAGGTAGAAGAGTATTCTTCTGAAGATTTGATGGATGAACACAGTTTGGATGACCAGAGGGGATATAGGAGTCTCAGCCTGGTATATGGAAGTAACCCTGAAAAATATGAGGATATAGCAGAAGACCTGAAGATGGATGAAGATATGCGTCTTATGTCTCAGAAGTTGTTTGAACAGCAGAGTATAAATTGGTTGAGGCTTTTAGAACCCCATTTAAAAGATGGAATTCTTTTAAAAACATATAAAGAATTTGAATAA
- a CDS encoding NUDIX hydrolase, with product MDREKIREKLNDGIIGREKNFNSAVLASIIEIDGEYNFILEKRSKNISQGGEISFPGGGWEKTDKNFEDTAIRETVEELGVLPKNIEVLGKLGTLIIPAGVLIEVYVGEILCRVEDLNINLKEVEEILIIPVDYFRDNPPKVEKITVQMHPHYELDGKRVKFPAKYYNLPEKYHEPWNGREREVYIYEYHKEVIWGITADIIYEIINKII from the coding sequence ATGGATAGGGAAAAAATACGGGAAAAATTAAATGATGGGATAATAGGAAGAGAAAAAAATTTTAATAGTGCAGTATTGGCTAGTATCATAGAGATAGATGGGGAGTATAATTTTATTTTAGAAAAAAGATCAAAAAACATAAGCCAGGGTGGAGAGATTAGTTTTCCCGGAGGAGGATGGGAAAAAACGGATAAAAACTTTGAGGATACAGCCATAAGGGAGACTGTAGAAGAACTGGGGGTACTCCCTAAAAATATAGAGGTACTGGGAAAACTGGGAACTCTGATAATACCTGCAGGTGTATTGATAGAGGTATATGTAGGTGAGATTTTATGCAGGGTAGAAGATTTAAACATAAATTTAAAGGAAGTGGAAGAAATTTTGATAATTCCTGTAGATTATTTTAGAGATAATCCTCCTAAGGTGGAAAAAATAACGGTACAGATGCACCCCCACTATGAATTAGACGGGAAAAGGGTAAAATTTCCGGCCAAATACTATAATTTGCCTGAAAAATATCATGAACCTTGGAATGGAAGGGAAAGGGAGGTATATATATATGAGTATCATAAGGAAGTTATTTGGGGAATTACAGCAGATATAATTTATGAAATTATAAATAAAATAATTTAA
- a CDS encoding outer membrane beta-barrel protein: MKILYILMFFICSIVSLAENTDKLEFRMGVNLGGRYKEVHTTDFKTDSEPEGIGYEFVVELVHEPIPNLITGLGTGYQRASEVRIDGTNYKIIDNIPVYATVKYRFNEEGVYKPYIKLNLGVSIPYTRSDLDRAGLTAETGFYYSLGGGVEYKNMIIDLSYQYNRNELQGRYDGRVEFSRLTLGIGYRLDI, encoded by the coding sequence ATGAAAATATTATATATACTGATGTTTTTTATATGTTCTATTGTGAGTCTGGCAGAAAACACAGATAAGCTGGAATTTAGAATGGGGGTAAATTTAGGAGGGAGATATAAAGAGGTTCATACAACGGATTTTAAGACAGATAGTGAACCAGAGGGAATCGGCTATGAATTTGTTGTGGAATTGGTTCACGAACCCATTCCAAATCTGATAACTGGTTTAGGAACGGGCTATCAAAGGGCCAGTGAAGTAAGGATAGATGGAACAAACTATAAGATAATTGATAATATACCTGTTTATGCAACTGTAAAATACAGGTTCAATGAAGAGGGGGTATATAAACCATATATAAAATTAAACTTAGGAGTATCTATACCCTATACTAGATCAGACTTAGACAGAGCTGGTTTAACAGCAGAAACAGGGTTTTATTATTCCCTGGGAGGAGGAGTCGAGTATAAAAATATGATAATTGATCTCAGTTACCAGTATAATAGGAATGAACTTCAAGGACGGTATGATGGTAGGGTAGAATTCTCCAGGTTAACATTGGGAATAGGATACCGGCTGGATATATAG
- a CDS encoding class I SAM-dependent methyltransferase: MKKNSYSERSKIFFDRVADTNYGNSEKLDRYILKNIDIDDETTVLDLGCGDGRFLQKLRGLNSNNILYGLDISEKMLEIASSKKIERCEFTLGDSSYLPYGDESIDLIVCLNSFHHYSTPGSTIKEIKRVLSSDGRVVIGDIFTLPIIREIINLYLPYSRSGDYKMYSKKSLDKIFSAEGFENQNFSIISPWLFVSEYKKK, translated from the coding sequence ATGAAAAAAAATAGTTATAGTGAAAGATCTAAGATTTTTTTTGATAGGGTTGCAGATACTAATTATGGTAATTCAGAAAAATTAGACAGGTATATCCTAAAAAATATAGATATAGACGATGAAACAACCGTCCTTGACTTAGGGTGTGGAGATGGAAGGTTTTTACAAAAGTTAAGGGGTTTAAATTCAAATAATATTCTCTATGGGCTGGATATATCTGAAAAAATGCTGGAGATAGCCAGTTCTAAGAAGATTGAAAGGTGTGAGTTTACTCTTGGAGACAGCAGTTATTTGCCCTATGGTGATGAAAGTATAGACCTAATAGTCTGCCTGAACTCATTTCATCATTATTCGACTCCGGGTTCGACTATAAAAGAGATAAAAAGAGTTTTAAGCTCAGATGGAAGGGTAGTAATAGGGGATATATTTACCCTGCCAATTATCAGAGAGATAATTAATTTATATCTGCCATATAGCAGGAGCGGAGATTATAAAATGTATTCTAAGAAAAGTTTAGATAAAATCTTTAGTGCAGAGGGGTTTGAAAATCAAAATTTTTCTATAATATCTCCTTGGTTATTTGTGTCAGAATATAAAAAAAAATAG
- a CDS encoding ribonuclease H family protein yields the protein MAKNKYYAYVIENINETGILTSWPECQNKVKGKKARYKGFVTKLEAEKWLGAGGNYEKKLDKFYACFYTHSNTGVITKDWDECKTLTRGGNVRYKSFKSRKEAENWIANGGIYETKEMLQEKLPSGIYFDAGTGRGIGTEVRVTDKYGNSILHHFVPREKINQFDNYLTKPGSTNNFGELLGCYIALNIALKEGKKNIYGDSKLIIEYWSKGRIKAENLSTDTVELAKKVAKLRKEFEKSGGNIAHVSGDINPSDLGFHR from the coding sequence ATGGCAAAAAATAAATATTATGCATATGTAATTGAAAATATAAATGAAACCGGTATATTGACATCTTGGCCAGAATGCCAAAATAAAGTCAAAGGAAAAAAAGCCAGATATAAGGGGTTTGTAACCAAGTTAGAAGCAGAAAAGTGGTTAGGTGCAGGGGGAAACTACGAAAAAAAACTGGATAAGTTTTATGCCTGTTTTTATACCCATTCAAATACCGGGGTGATCACCAAGGATTGGGACGAATGTAAAACCCTTACCCGTGGCGGAAATGTCCGTTATAAGTCATTTAAAAGTCGTAAGGAAGCTGAAAACTGGATAGCAAATGGAGGAATCTACGAAACCAAAGAGATGCTCCAGGAGAAATTACCCTCAGGAATATATTTTGATGCCGGAACCGGTCGCGGCATAGGTACCGAAGTCAGAGTAACTGATAAATACGGGAATTCCATCCTCCATCATTTTGTCCCCCGGGAAAAGATCAATCAATTTGATAATTATCTCACCAAGCCAGGAAGTACTAATAACTTCGGTGAACTTTTGGGATGTTATATTGCACTGAATATAGCTCTAAAAGAGGGGAAAAAAAATATATATGGAGACAGTAAGTTAATCATAGAATATTGGTCAAAAGGACGGATAAAAGCAGAAAATTTAAGTACCGATACTGTTGAACTGGCTAAAAAAGTAGCAAAACTCCGGAAAGAGTTTGAAAAATCAGGAGGAAATATTGCCCATGTATCGGGAGATATCAATCCTTCAGATCTAGGATTTCATAGGTAG